In the genome of Abyssalbus ytuae, the window TTTTTGAAGGATTGGATAAAACCATGAATTTTTTCAATAAAAAAAATTAAGAAAGGAGGATTTTTAGTTAAAAAAAACCTCTCCTCTTTATCTTCATTATATTTCAATATTATAAATTCTTCATTTTATAAGTTTTTTTAAAATTACGATTTAAACATTATTTAGTTTTATTTTTTATAATTTGTTAAAAATTACTAAATTTATTTATAGGTTTATCAAAATTACTTAAAAACAGTCGATTGTATTTCATTAAGATTCTATTTAAGTAATTTTAACAAAAAATTTACGCAATCGATTGCGTTCATAAAATATTTATGTATATTTATCTGGATATTTTAAAAAGGCTTAGAACAATCTATCAATTTTTTCGCAATCGATTGCGTAGTGTGCAATCTCCAAGTAAAAATGGTGTTTGTTGTGTCTAATTCATTATTAACTAATAAAATTAAAAATTAACGAAATGACCAATCCATTACTATTTAAGTACAAGTCGAGAGGCCGGTTCTATTATTTCTTGGTCTTATTTTTTGCGTTTTTCATAATGAATGCGCAAAATATTTCAGTATCTGGTATGGTGTCTGACAATCAAGGGCCCTTGCCAGGGGTAAGTGTGGTTTTAAAAGGCACCTCCAATGGTGCTGCAACCGATTTTGACGGAAACTATGTAATTAATGTTCCCTCAGACGGAGTATTAGTGTTTAGTTTTGTAGGATTCATTACAAGAGAAATCCCCGTTAACGGGCAATCCGTAATCAATGTTATTTTGGAAGAAGACCTTCAGCAGTTAGATGAAGTAGTTGTTGTAGGTTATGGTACTATGGAAAGACAGAATGTAACCGGTGCTATTGCTACTGTTAATGTAGGAGAGGTTTCAAAGGCTCCTGTTGTTAACATTGTTGATGCCTTAAGGGGGCAAGTTGCTGGTCTACAGGTAGTAAGAAATTCTGGGCAACCTGGTTCAGCTCCTGTTTTTAAAATTAGAGGAAATAATTCGTTGGGAGCTTCAGCTTCCGGAGCTGACCGATTAGATGAAGTAAACCAACCAATAATTGTTATTGATGGTGTTCCCCAAGTAGGAGGTAACCTTTCAGAGTTTAATCCGGATGATATTGAAAGTATTAATGTTTTGAAAGATGCGGCTTCAGCGTCGATTTATGGATCAAGTGGTGCCAACGGAGTTGTATTGATAACTACTAAAAAAGGTAAGGCCGGAAGAACGCAGGTAAGTGTTTCCACTTCTACGGGATACGTTGATTTAGCCCAGATGCCGGATATTATGAATGGAGATGAATTTCTTAAATTTAAACTGGATGCAGTAAAAGCCGGTGACCCAAATGCGGCAGAACCTCTGGTAGCAGGGGTGTTAGATGATATAGAATTTGCAAATTACTTAGCAGGGAATGAAGTTGATTGGTTAGATCAGGTAACCAGAACCGGAATTCAAAATAATCTTGGACTGACGGTATCGGGAGGATCGGATTTGGGAACATTTTATTTGAATGGAAATTATGTAAGAGAAACAGGGCCTTTAATTGCATCTGATTATAAAAGATATTCGGTACGTTTTAACGGTGATTTAAATGTAAGTGATTGGCTTAAAGTAGGTGCACGGGTACAATTGTCAAAGAGTTTTTCAGACCAAAGAACTGCCATAGTTGGATTTGGGAACGATGGAGTTCCTTCTTTATCGGCTTTAATTGAAACTAGTCCTTTTGGTAATTTATTCGATGAAAATGGTAGTTATTCAAAATTTGCTACTCGCGATCAGTTCGCAGTAAACCCGTTGCATAAGTTTAATGAAAGTGAACTGGATGTAAATGTTACTCGTTCATATATTAACCCGTATGTTAATATTAATTTAGCCAAAGGCTTAACTTATACTATAAACAGTTTTGCTGAAGACAGAAAAGAATTTTTAGGCAGATTCCAGTCGGAAAATTTCACCGATGGTGCAGATAATGTTGCACAGATTAGAACCAGAGAGTCTACAAATTATCTGATAGATAATATTTTAAATTATAGAAAAGACTTTGGAGATCATGGTTTGGATATTACCTTAATTTATGGTATTCAGGAATCTCAATGGACTGAGATAAATAATCAAGCTACAAAAACAGCAGCAGACCAGTTAGGTTATTGGGGTATTGGAACTGCTCCTTCCGAAACTCAAACCATTAGCAATAATAGTAGTGATTGGGGTAAAGCTTATTTTGCCGGTAGGTTAGGGTATAATTATGCCAGCAGGTATAGTGCAACCTTTACATTAAGAAGAGATACTTCATCTAGGTTTTATGGAAGTAATCAGGTTGGATACTTTCCCTCTATATCCTTAGCATGGAATGCTCACAATGAAAATTGGTGGTTTGGAGGAGAAGAATTTAATCAATTAAAATTTCGTTTTAGTTATGGAGAAATGGGAAATGATAATATAACACCTTTTTCATATCAAGCCAATACTCAGGATGTGTTGATTCCTCCTGGTAATACTGATACTGGTTTAATTCCCGGCGAAGTTGCCGGGAATAAAGATATTAAATGGGAAACAAGCCAGCAGCTAAATATTGGTTTGGATTTCGGGCTTCTCAATAATAGAATTAGTGGTACGGTTGAATGGTATAAAACTACAACAAAAGACGTTTTATTGTTTCAGGATATTCCGGGAGCTCTTAATAATGGATTTACAAGATATCCCTCCAATATTGGAGAAACTGAAAATGAGGGAGTTGAAGTTAGTTTAAAAGGTAACATTATTCAAAGTGAAGATTTTAACTGGAATATGAGTGTTAACTGGTCTACCAGTAAAAGTACTATTGTTCGTTTAAATCAGTTGTCACCAGATGGTGAACCTCTTGATGATATAGCCAACGGATGGTTTATTGGACAGGATTTTAATGAAATATATGATTTTAATTATACAGGTGTCTGGCAGCTTGATGAAACTCCGGATGTAACAACGTTTGGTGCCACACCTCAACCAGGTGACCCCAAGTTTGAAGATATTAATGGAGATGGCAATATTGATTTTGAAGATAGAACATTTTTAGGCAATCCTACTCCAGACTGGTATGGTGGTATAAATAATGTATTTACCTATAAAAATTTTGAACTATCAGTACTTTTTGAAATAGTAGAAGGAGTTAAAAGATTCAATGAAATTTATCAAACATATAATAGTGCAAGACAAAAC includes:
- a CDS encoding SusC/RagA family TonB-linked outer membrane protein, encoding MNAQNISVSGMVSDNQGPLPGVSVVLKGTSNGAATDFDGNYVINVPSDGVLVFSFVGFITREIPVNGQSVINVILEEDLQQLDEVVVVGYGTMERQNVTGAIATVNVGEVSKAPVVNIVDALRGQVAGLQVVRNSGQPGSAPVFKIRGNNSLGASASGADRLDEVNQPIIVIDGVPQVGGNLSEFNPDDIESINVLKDAASASIYGSSGANGVVLITTKKGKAGRTQVSVSTSTGYVDLAQMPDIMNGDEFLKFKLDAVKAGDPNAAEPLVAGVLDDIEFANYLAGNEVDWLDQVTRTGIQNNLGLTVSGGSDLGTFYLNGNYVRETGPLIASDYKRYSVRFNGDLNVSDWLKVGARVQLSKSFSDQRTAIVGFGNDGVPSLSALIETSPFGNLFDENGSYSKFATRDQFAVNPLHKFNESELDVNVTRSYINPYVNINLAKGLTYTINSFAEDRKEFLGRFQSENFTDGADNVAQIRTRESTNYLIDNILNYRKDFGDHGLDITLIYGIQESQWTEINNQATKTAADQLGYWGIGTAPSETQTISNNSSDWGKAYFAGRLGYNYASRYSATFTLRRDTSSRFYGSNQVGYFPSISLAWNAHNENWWFGGEEFNQLKFRFSYGEMGNDNITPFSYQANTQDVLIPPGNTDTGLIPGEVAGNKDIKWETSQQLNIGLDFGLLNNRISGTVEWYKTTTKDVLLFQDIPGALNNGFTRYPSNIGETENEGVEVSLKGNIIQSEDFNWNMSVNWSTSKSTIVRLNQLSPDGEPLDDIANGWFIGQDFNEIYDFNYTGVWQLDETPDVTTFGATPQPGDPKFEDINGDGNIDFEDRTFLGNPTPDWYGGINNVFTYKNFELSVLFEIVEGVKRFNEIYQTYNSARQNRPVINYWTPDNPTNDYPRVGENGAMAGSGGTFHRAIFLEDASFVSLRNVSFSYSLPKVWLDRTFFDELKFSLSGNNLKYWTDYKNAYSPEVTNTDQYPISRTWALGVKVVF